A genomic segment from Streptomyces sp. NBC_00237 encodes:
- a CDS encoding NAD(P)/FAD-dependent oxidoreductase: MNENTVTGAHTEIVVIGGGYAGVMAANRLTQRPDVTVTLVNPRPTFIHRIRLHQQVGDTGNAVVAFADVLAERVRLLVGSVERIDADARSLALESGETVRYDYLVYAVGSGSADPSVPGAAEFAYPIATFEEAERLRPVLAAAGPQAAVTVVGSGPTGIETAAELAEAGRKVTLVCGGELNPYLHPRGRRSVAKRLARLGVTVVDGAGSRAAAVTRDAVRLADGRELPSAVTIWTVGFGVPDLAVRSGLSTDALGRLLTDETLTSVDDDRILAAGDSAAPSNLPMRMSCQAAMPLGARAADTLLSRIAGERPEPVGQPFGAQCISLGRRDGIFQFANKADVAIWFNVDGAPGAKLKELVCTFVVKHLASEGKKPGSYGLHRAKGGAAQRQLRLRTEQKETAPAPASAPALDRAA; the protein is encoded by the coding sequence ATGAACGAGAACACCGTGACCGGCGCGCACACCGAGATCGTCGTCATCGGTGGCGGCTACGCAGGCGTCATGGCCGCCAACCGCCTCACCCAGCGCCCCGACGTCACCGTCACCCTCGTCAACCCCCGCCCCACCTTCATCCACCGCATCCGCCTCCACCAGCAGGTCGGCGACACCGGCAACGCGGTCGTCGCGTTCGCGGACGTCCTCGCCGAGCGCGTCCGGCTGCTCGTCGGCTCGGTGGAGCGCATCGACGCCGACGCGCGCAGCCTCGCGCTGGAGTCAGGCGAGACGGTCCGTTACGACTACCTCGTGTACGCCGTCGGCAGCGGCAGCGCCGATCCGAGCGTCCCGGGCGCCGCCGAGTTCGCCTACCCGATCGCCACCTTCGAGGAGGCGGAGCGCCTGCGTCCGGTACTGGCGGCAGCAGGCCCGCAGGCGGCCGTCACCGTCGTCGGCTCGGGCCCCACCGGCATCGAGACCGCCGCCGAACTCGCCGAGGCGGGCCGGAAGGTGACCCTGGTCTGTGGCGGCGAGCTGAACCCGTACCTCCACCCGCGTGGCCGCCGCTCGGTCGCCAAGCGCCTCGCCCGCCTCGGCGTGACGGTCGTCGACGGGGCCGGGAGCCGGGCCGCCGCCGTCACCCGCGACGCCGTCCGCCTCGCCGACGGCCGCGAGCTCCCCAGCGCCGTGACCATCTGGACCGTCGGCTTCGGCGTCCCCGACCTGGCCGTACGCAGCGGCCTGAGCACCGACGCCCTCGGCCGACTCCTCACCGACGAGACCCTGACCAGCGTCGACGACGACCGCATCCTCGCCGCAGGCGACTCGGCCGCCCCCTCGAACCTGCCCATGCGCATGAGCTGCCAGGCCGCGATGCCGCTGGGTGCGCGCGCCGCCGACACCCTCCTCAGCCGGATCGCGGGCGAGCGGCCGGAGCCGGTCGGCCAGCCGTTCGGCGCGCAGTGCATCAGCCTGGGGCGGCGCGACGGGATCTTCCAGTTCGCCAACAAGGCGGACGTCGCGATCTGGTTCAACGTCGACGGCGCTCCCGGTGCGAAGCTGAAGGAGCTGGTGTGCACGTTCGTGGTCAAGCACTTGGCGAGCGAGGGGAAGAAGCCCGGTTCGTACGGCCTGCACCGCGCCAAGGGCGGGGCCGCCCAGCGCCAACTGCGCCTGCGCACCGAGCAGAAGGAGACCGCACCTGCTCCCGCATCTGCCCCCGCCCTCGACCGCGCCGCCTGA
- a CDS encoding lipase family protein: MNSRRAKLRTLSGAAVLGGVSALLAPVSAVASTPSTASAPSTASASASASAADSRVERSHGGTLVSVKQVADFTAEQVIAELRGTLATAQVRYGVTAYQVVYRTTNSAGAPTTASQLVVLPKSRARHLQTVSWLHGTTAYRKDVASENPKSTDRLVSLLFASTGRAVSAPDYVGLGAGPGFHPYGDPRATVAASVDGLRAARTFAHRSGRELARKVQVSGFSQGGPATMMVGRALQQEGADRYFRLGALAPVGGPFDLSAFEAAAANDTIEKSGIYLAYFATAWNKTYGLYGSSDEVFKAPYAAGVEALFDGHHTTDEIMKGLTMKSKDLFHEDFLNRIRKPEGVLKEKLRAVDTTCDWRPNVPVEIFHGGGDRDVNISHARYCEGQLTRNGAASRVIELDGYDHSDSVREAVPRIIRFFDASAKTG, translated from the coding sequence ATGAACTCACGGCGAGCAAAGTTACGAACTCTCTCTGGTGCGGCGGTACTTGGAGGAGTGTCCGCCCTGCTGGCCCCGGTGTCGGCGGTGGCCTCGACCCCGTCGACGGCTTCGGCTCCGTCGACGGCCTCGGCTTCCGCTTCCGCTTCGGCGGCCGACTCCCGCGTCGAGCGGTCGCACGGCGGAACCCTCGTCTCCGTCAAGCAGGTGGCCGACTTCACGGCCGAGCAAGTGATCGCCGAACTCCGCGGCACGCTCGCCACGGCCCAGGTCCGCTACGGCGTGACCGCCTACCAGGTCGTCTACCGCACCACCAACAGCGCGGGCGCCCCCACCACCGCGAGCCAGCTCGTCGTTCTGCCCAAGAGCCGGGCGCGCCACCTGCAAACCGTCTCCTGGCTGCACGGCACCACCGCCTACCGCAAGGACGTCGCATCGGAGAACCCGAAGTCCACCGACCGGCTCGTCTCCCTGCTCTTCGCCTCGACCGGCCGGGCCGTGTCGGCGCCCGACTACGTGGGCCTCGGCGCGGGCCCGGGCTTCCACCCGTACGGCGACCCCCGGGCCACGGTCGCGGCCTCGGTGGACGGCCTGCGCGCCGCCAGGACCTTCGCCCACCGCAGTGGCCGGGAACTGGCACGGAAGGTGCAGGTCAGTGGCTTCTCGCAGGGCGGCCCCGCGACCATGATGGTGGGCCGGGCCCTCCAGCAGGAGGGTGCCGACCGCTACTTCCGGCTCGGCGCGCTCGCCCCGGTCGGCGGCCCCTTCGACCTCTCGGCCTTCGAGGCCGCCGCCGCCAACGACACGATCGAGAAGTCAGGCATCTACCTCGCCTACTTCGCCACCGCCTGGAACAAGACGTACGGCCTGTACGGGTCCTCCGACGAGGTCTTCAAAGCCCCTTACGCCGCCGGGGTGGAGGCCCTCTTCGACGGCCATCACACCACCGACGAGATCATGAAGGGGCTCACGATGAAGTCCAAGGACCTGTTCCACGAGGACTTCCTGAACAGGATCCGCAAGCCCGAAGGCGTCCTGAAGGAGAAGCTGCGCGCGGTGGACACCACGTGCGACTGGCGTCCGAACGTACCGGTGGAGATCTTCCACGGCGGGGGCGACAGGGACGTCAACATCAGTCACGCCCGCTACTGCGAAGGCCAGTTGACGCGCAACGGCGCCGCGAGCCGGGTGATCGAGCTGGACGGCTACGACCACAGCGACTCGGTGCGGGAGGCCGTGCCCCGGATCATCCGCTTCTTCGACGCGTCGGCGAAGACCGGCTGA
- a CDS encoding AraC family transcriptional regulator: MGKRTITVHHVRAVLRGAERAGKDTVPLLQAAQIPPLLLGDDRARVTSTQFARLFRALYRTTQDEFLGLATAPSRPGTFAMMCYAAMACPDLGRAMERGTAFYALFDGGPRLSLTRTPAEAVFTVHNQLGAAESRFEDRFLSECMVIIWHRLCSWLTGSRIPLRWAEFAYPPPPHEDEYGSLFGCPVRFGAARTAAGFDAHWLSAPLVQDEESLDALLHRAPFDLLTRREYGTTVAEQVRRSLAQALRASPRLPSLTETAARLAVSPATLRRRLDREGTSFQQLKDAVRRDAAIAGLTEGSEPIAELAARLGFSEDTSFHRAFRRWTGTTPGAYRVAAHDACETPGP; encoded by the coding sequence ATGGGCAAGCGGACGATCACCGTGCACCACGTACGGGCCGTACTGCGCGGCGCCGAGCGCGCCGGGAAGGACACGGTCCCGCTCCTCCAGGCCGCCCAGATCCCGCCCCTCCTGCTGGGCGACGACCGCGCCCGCGTGACGAGCACCCAATTCGCCCGCCTCTTTAGGGCGTTGTACCGGACCACACAGGACGAGTTCCTGGGCCTGGCCACCGCCCCCAGCCGCCCCGGGACCTTCGCGATGATGTGTTACGCGGCGATGGCCTGCCCTGATCTCGGCCGGGCGATGGAACGCGGCACCGCCTTCTACGCCCTCTTCGACGGCGGCCCCCGCCTCTCCCTCACCCGTACGCCCGCCGAGGCGGTCTTCACCGTGCACAACCAACTCGGCGCGGCGGAGAGCCGGTTCGAGGACCGGTTCCTCAGCGAGTGCATGGTGATCATCTGGCACCGGCTGTGCAGCTGGCTGACCGGCAGCCGGATCCCGCTCCGCTGGGCGGAGTTCGCCTACCCTCCCCCTCCCCACGAGGACGAGTACGGGAGCCTCTTCGGCTGCCCGGTCCGTTTCGGGGCCGCCCGCACGGCGGCGGGCTTCGACGCCCACTGGCTCTCGGCCCCGCTCGTCCAGGACGAGGAGTCCCTCGACGCCCTGCTGCACCGCGCCCCCTTCGACCTCCTCACCCGCCGCGAGTACGGCACGACGGTCGCCGAGCAGGTCCGCCGCTCCCTCGCCCAGGCGCTCCGGGCGTCCCCCCGTCTCCCCTCCCTCACCGAGACGGCGGCCCGCCTCGCCGTCAGCCCCGCGACGCTCCGCCGCCGCCTGGACCGGGAGGGCACGAGCTTCCAGCAGCTCAAGGACGCGGTGCGGCGGGACGCGGCCATCGCGGGCCTGACGGAGGGCAGCGAACCGATAGCGGAGCTGGCGGCACGGCTCGGCTTCTCGGAGGACACGAGCTTCCACCGGGCGTTCCGCCGGTGGACGGGGACGACGCCGGGGGCGTACCGGGTGGCGGCACACGACGCCTGCGAGACGCCGGGCCCGTGA
- a CDS encoding lipase family protein, whose amino-acid sequence MSVRTRVLAAAAALALSAALPTAATATAEPSAADAPGTLLSASPTSFHPLPLQPTNTDAWHINYRSTTAKGAANTVSGTVIVPKDGRKGPRPLVTYAVGTVGMGDQCAPSAGFPYGTTVEATLINAVVQRGWAVAVTDYEGLGTPGDHTYTVGRAEGQAVLDAARAAMKLPASQTGLTPDSPVGIMGYSQGGQASSWAAELHDSYAPELNVKGTATGGVPADLMEVAKFNDGNLGAGLILMAAAGHDTAYPELKLDSYLNQQGKAYVDFMRKNCVAINAISAPFKRISEVTTTNPLESPAWQAKLAASRLGTHAPDHPVYLYHGGLDELIPYKMGTQLRADWCARGAKVQWRSHPLLEHIGGVTVGAFPAMDWLGDRFAGRPATGNC is encoded by the coding sequence ATGTCCGTACGTACCAGAGTGCTCGCGGCAGCCGCAGCCCTCGCCCTGTCCGCAGCCCTGCCGACGGCGGCGACCGCCACCGCCGAACCCTCCGCCGCAGACGCCCCCGGCACCCTCCTCTCCGCCTCCCCCACCTCCTTCCACCCCCTCCCCCTCCAGCCCACCAACACCGACGCCTGGCACATCAACTACCGCTCCACGACCGCGAAGGGCGCGGCCAACACCGTCTCGGGCACGGTCATCGTCCCGAAGGACGGCCGGAAGGGCCCTCGCCCCCTCGTCACGTACGCCGTCGGCACGGTCGGCATGGGCGACCAGTGCGCCCCCAGCGCGGGCTTCCCGTACGGCACGACGGTCGAGGCCACCCTCATCAACGCGGTCGTGCAGCGCGGCTGGGCGGTCGCCGTCACGGACTACGAGGGCCTCGGCACGCCGGGCGACCACACGTACACGGTGGGCCGCGCGGAGGGCCAGGCCGTCCTGGACGCGGCGCGCGCGGCGATGAAGCTCCCGGCCTCGCAGACGGGGCTGACCCCGGACTCCCCCGTCGGCATCATGGGCTACTCGCAGGGCGGCCAGGCCAGCAGTTGGGCGGCCGAACTCCACGACTCGTACGCCCCTGAGCTGAACGTGAAGGGCACGGCGACCGGCGGCGTCCCCGCCGACCTGATGGAGGTCGCCAAGTTCAACGACGGCAACCTCGGCGCGGGCCTGATACTGATGGCAGCCGCGGGCCACGACACGGCCTACCCGGAGCTGAAGCTCGACTCCTACCTCAACCAGCAGGGCAAGGCGTACGTCGACTTCATGCGCAAGAACTGCGTGGCGATCAACGCGATCTCCGCCCCCTTCAAGCGCATCAGCGAGGTGACGACCACCAACCCCCTCGAATCCCCCGCCTGGCAAGCGAAGTTGGCGGCTTCGAGGCTCGGCACGCACGCCCCCGACCACCCGGTCTACCTCTACCACGGCGGCCTCGACGAGCTGATCCCGTACAAGATGGGCACCCAGCTCAGGGCCGATTGGTGCGCGCGGGGCGCGAAGGTGCAATGGCGCTCGCACCCGCTCCTGGAGCACATCGGCGGGGTGACGGTCGGGGCGTTCCCGGCGATGGACTGGCTGGGCGACCGCTTCGCCGGCAGGCCGGCGACCGGCAACTGCTGA
- a CDS encoding long-chain fatty acid--CoA ligase: MTDTVDTPEVRPRPAALSGFAEWVGARYGDLPALREKGAGPVSYARFRERVREAGRGLMAAGVSAGDRVGILGETCADWTYAHFAVLAVGGVVVPVYPTAGDDEVAWVLGDSGAALVLCQTASQAERVRAVTGAPAEGAGGSGAGASPEGVGGTGVGAGASPERAGGTRVGRGRSGVGPERGGRPLARPSRPRGAAPPPKEAGRAEGVAPPPKGAGRAEGVGRLGEGAGVGGGVRTVLLGELVGLPVHGVTVEDFLGRGEGVRAEDLASIVYTSGTTGPPKGCRLTHANFAAVLDGGAEMIRGGPGDVTYLYLPLAHLLAQLIELNTLMFGGELCYFGGRIEDVIGELAEVRPTHLPSVPRFFEKVHATVLGLAEAQEGGRERFEEAVRIGVLAAEGRLPESDREAYEAAEESLYGLVRAAFGGRVRWALTGAAPIAPQTLDFLRACGIPVYEGYGMTESGGVISLNRPGAVRYGSVGRAYPGCEIRIAEGDGEVLARGGMVFPGYEGNADASREVLDADGWLHTGDLGVLDEDGYLTITGRKKDLIITSAGKNLTPSLVEHAVQQSRYVSYAVMAGDRRPHPVALITLDAEEIAAWAAREGHELGERPGRHPAVRELVREAVEAANAQVSRPARLRAFAVLDEDLSIADGTLTPTLKVRRKAVLERYAAEIEELYR, translated from the coding sequence ATGACGGATACGGTTGACACGCCTGAGGTGAGGCCGCGCCCTGCGGCACTGTCCGGGTTCGCCGAGTGGGTGGGGGCGCGGTACGGGGATCTTCCCGCGTTGCGTGAGAAGGGGGCGGGCCCCGTCTCGTACGCCAGGTTCCGGGAGCGGGTGCGGGAAGCCGGGCGCGGGCTGATGGCGGCCGGGGTCTCGGCCGGTGACCGGGTGGGCATCCTCGGGGAGACCTGCGCCGACTGGACGTACGCGCACTTCGCGGTGCTGGCGGTGGGGGGTGTGGTGGTACCCGTCTACCCGACGGCGGGGGACGACGAGGTGGCCTGGGTCTTGGGTGACTCGGGTGCGGCACTGGTGCTCTGCCAGACCGCGAGCCAGGCGGAGCGGGTGCGTGCGGTGACGGGGGCCCCTGCGGAGGGTGCGGGCGGTAGCGGGGCTGGGGCCTCTCCGGAGGGGGTGGGCGGTACCGGGGTCGGGGCGGGGGCCTCTCCGGAGAGGGCAGGCGGTACCAGGGTGGGGCGGGGGCGCTCCGGGGTGGGCCCGGAGCGAGGGGGCCGCCCCCTTGCCCGCCCGTCCCGCCCCCGGGGGGCGGCCCCGCCGCCCAAGGAGGCTGGGCGAGCGGAGGGGGTGGCCCCGCCGCCCAAGGGGGCTGGGCGAGCGGAGGGGGTGGGGCGGCTGGGCGAGGGGGCTGGGGTGGGGGGAGGGGTGCGGACCGTGTTGTTGGGGGAGCTTGTGGGGCTGCCCGTCCACGGGGTCACCGTGGAGGACTTCCTTGGGCGGGGGGAGGGCGTACGGGCTGAGGACCTGGCGTCGATCGTGTACACGTCCGGGACCACCGGGCCGCCCAAGGGGTGTCGGCTCACCCATGCCAACTTCGCGGCCGTCCTGGACGGCGGGGCCGAGATGATCCGGGGCGGGCCGGGCGACGTCACGTACCTCTACCTTCCTCTCGCCCACCTCCTCGCACAGCTCATCGAGCTCAACACCCTCATGTTCGGCGGCGAGTTGTGCTACTTCGGGGGGCGGATCGAGGACGTGATCGGAGAGCTGGCCGAGGTGCGGCCCACGCACCTGCCCTCCGTGCCCCGCTTCTTCGAGAAGGTCCACGCGACGGTGCTGGGGCTCGCGGAGGCACAGGAGGGCGGCAGGGAGCGGTTCGAGGAGGCGGTGAGGATCGGGGTCCTGGCTGCGGAGGGGAGGCTTCCGGAAAGCGACAGGGAGGCGTACGAGGCTGCTGAGGAGTCGCTGTACGGGCTCGTGCGCGCCGCCTTCGGGGGGCGCGTGCGCTGGGCCCTCACCGGGGCCGCCCCGATCGCCCCGCAGACCCTCGACTTCCTGCGCGCCTGCGGGATCCCGGTCTACGAGGGGTACGGGATGACCGAGTCGGGCGGGGTGATCTCGCTCAACCGGCCGGGGGCCGTGCGGTACGGGAGCGTCGGGCGGGCCTACCCCGGGTGCGAGATCCGGATCGCGGAGGGTGACGGGGAGGTGCTGGCGCGCGGCGGAATGGTCTTCCCCGGGTACGAGGGGAATGCGGACGCCAGCCGGGAAGTCCTCGACGCGGACGGCTGGCTGCACACCGGTGACCTGGGGGTTCTCGACGAGGACGGGTATCTCACCATCACCGGGCGCAAGAAGGACCTGATCATCACGTCCGCCGGGAAGAACCTCACGCCCTCCCTCGTCGAGCACGCCGTCCAGCAGTCCCGGTACGTCTCGTACGCCGTCATGGCCGGAGACCGGCGCCCGCACCCGGTCGCACTGATCACGCTGGACGCGGAGGAGATCGCGGCGTGGGCGGCCAGGGAGGGGCACGAGCTTGGCGAGCGACCGGGGAGACACCCCGCCGTGCGGGAGCTGGTGCGCGAGGCCGTCGAGGCGGCGAACGCCCAGGTGTCCCGGCCCGCCCGCCTCCGGGCCTTCGCCGTACTGGACGAGGACCTCAGCATCGCGGACGGCACGCTCACGCCGACGCTGAAAGTGCGGCGGAAAGCGGTTCTGGAGCGCTATGCGGCGGAAATCGAGGAGCTTTATCGGTAA
- a CDS encoding DinB family protein, protein MTDQPARWTQATVYPDMWVNPDDDPRDSDQDSPEGELDTLLDFIRNYRLTLRMKCEGLTPEQLALRSVPPSTMSLLGLVRHLAEVERDWLNWITHGDPLPKLYGKRDADFDEAVGTEAEVSAAFADLEREQAATDAELEKYYDNLGEHVGREEIAVRELMVHMVDEYARHCGHADLLRECVDGRVGQ, encoded by the coding sequence ATGACTGATCAACCCGCACGATGGACCCAGGCGACCGTCTACCCCGACATGTGGGTGAACCCGGACGACGACCCGCGCGACAGCGACCAGGACAGCCCCGAGGGCGAACTCGACACGCTCCTCGACTTCATCCGGAACTATCGCCTCACCCTCCGCATGAAGTGCGAGGGCCTGACCCCGGAACAGCTCGCCCTGCGCTCCGTCCCCCCGTCGACGATGTCCCTCCTGGGCCTGGTCCGCCATCTCGCGGAGGTGGAGCGCGACTGGCTCAACTGGATCACGCACGGCGACCCGCTCCCCAAGCTGTACGGGAAGCGGGACGCGGACTTCGACGAGGCGGTCGGGACCGAGGCGGAGGTGTCCGCCGCCTTCGCCGACCTTGAGCGGGAACAGGCCGCCACGGACGCCGAGTTGGAGAAGTACTACGACAACCTCGGCGAGCACGTCGGCCGCGAGGAGATCGCGGTGCGCGAGCTGATGGTGCACATGGTGGACGAGTACGCCCGCCACTGCGGCCACGCGGACCTGCTGCGGGAGTGCGTGGACGGGCGGGTCGGCCAGTAG
- a CDS encoding RNA polymerase sigma-70 factor, which produces MTPETPAPPATATDPATDPATEAFVAHRNLLFTVAYEMLGSAADAEDVLQETWLRWVKVDLSQVTEQRAYLVRITTRQALNRLRTLQRRKESYVGPWLPEPMLTAPDVAEDVELAESVSTAMLLVLETLSPTERAVFVLRDIFDVEYDEIAAALDKTPAAVRQIAHRARNHVQARRPRQTVPASMTRAALASFQRVLETGDLQGLLDVLAPDVVLLGDGGGIKQASLRPTVGAVKVARFMLGGIGKHIEGKGSSMSIAPTVVNGAPALVIHVDGELDGVMTARVEDARITGLYYVRNPEKLHRTESETTLTLR; this is translated from the coding sequence GTGACACCCGAAACGCCCGCCCCACCGGCGACCGCCACCGACCCCGCCACCGACCCCGCGACCGAAGCCTTCGTCGCCCACCGGAACCTCCTCTTCACGGTCGCGTACGAGATGCTCGGCTCCGCCGCCGACGCGGAGGACGTGCTCCAGGAGACCTGGCTCCGCTGGGTCAAGGTCGACCTGTCCCAAGTGACCGAGCAACGCGCCTACTTGGTACGGATCACCACCCGCCAGGCCCTCAACCGCCTGCGCACTCTCCAGCGCCGCAAGGAGTCGTACGTCGGCCCGTGGCTCCCCGAGCCGATGCTCACCGCCCCGGACGTGGCGGAGGACGTCGAGCTGGCCGAGAGCGTCTCCACGGCCATGCTCCTCGTCCTGGAAACCCTCTCCCCCACCGAACGCGCCGTCTTCGTCCTCCGCGACATCTTCGACGTCGAGTACGACGAGATCGCGGCGGCCCTCGACAAGACCCCGGCGGCGGTCCGCCAGATCGCCCACCGCGCCCGTAACCACGTCCAGGCCCGCCGACCCCGCCAGACGGTGCCCGCGAGCATGACCAGGGCCGCCCTCGCCTCGTTCCAACGCGTGCTGGAGACCGGCGACTTGCAGGGCCTCCTGGACGTACTCGCCCCGGACGTGGTCCTCCTCGGCGACGGCGGCGGCATCAAGCAAGCCTCCCTCCGCCCGACGGTGGGCGCGGTCAAGGTGGCCCGCTTCATGCTCGGCGGCATCGGCAAGCACATCGAGGGCAAGGGCTCCTCGATGTCCATCGCCCCCACGGTGGTCAACGGCGCCCCGGCCCTGGTCATCCACGTGGACGGCGAGCTGGACGGCGTCATGACCGCCCGCGTGGAGGACGCCCGCATCACGGGCCTCTACTACGTCCGCAACCCCGAAAAGCTCCACCGCACGGAGTCCGAGACCACCCTCACCCTCCGCTGA